The Thermococcus sp. genome segment ACCTCTCAAAACCCTTTACATTTCCAGTTTTGTCAACCGGCATCTTCAATCACCTCCGCAATTGCATCAATCAAAAGGGGATCGCGGTGGTTAAGCTTCACCCGGTAGTATTTCAGGCCGAGCCTGTCGGCGACCTCCTTGTATTCAATATCCAGCTCGTAGAGGGTCTCAATATTTTCAACTATGAAGCTGAGGGGGTAAACGAGAACCTCTTTAATGCCCTCCGATTTTAGCCTCTCCAAAACCTCTGAAATGCCGGGCCCGAGCCATTCACCCTTACCAAACCTGCTCTGAAAGGCTATCTCCCAGGGCAGGTCGAATGCTTTCATTACTCTCCCAGCGAGCTTCCGGTGGCTCCTCTCATAGGGGTCGCCTTCGTCTATGACCTTCTTGGGCAAACTGTGGACGCTGAGTATGAGGTAAGGCTCCTCAAAGCCACTCTCTTTCAAACCGTTCTCGATGTTCCTCTGAACCCACTGGACAAAGCTCTCCCGATTCCACCACTCCCTCACATAGGGCTTCTCGCCAAAGAGTTCCCTTATTTTGACCAGACAGCGCTCCGTTGTCGAGCTTGAGTAGACGTGGTAGAGCGGGAGGACCAAATCGAAGTCCCATTCCATCTCCTCCAAAAGCGGTCTCGAGTAGCACATGCCGAGCCTTATCTCATGCCCGGTTTTCTCGCTCACGGCCCTGGCTATCTCGCCCATGTATCTAACGAGGGGGCTCCTGCCTCCTATGGCCATATAGTGTCCCCTAACCTCCCTCGCACGGGCCTTAGCTATGCCCCTGATTATGGCCCTCGCTCCCGGAACATCGAGTCCTATATGGTGCCGTATATCATAGAGAAACCGGAATATGAAGTCCTCAATTTCATCTGGCTCCGTAGGAGCACCCATGTAGGTGAAAAGAATCCTCAACTTTTCACCTCCAAAAAGAAGAAAAAGGTCAAAGCTTACCGTTCAAAACTGCCCCGAGGTTTTTGGCCAGGGTTAGGAGGAAGCCGAGTCCCTTTTGCACATCTTCGTCGCGGAGGTAGCCCAAAGCAGCGGTCATACCGACTCTGGGGACTTCCTTCGGGTTAGTTCTTGCTAGGGCCTTGAGGAGCGCCCCAACGAGTTCCTCAATGTTGACCTGGATTTCCTCCACTTCCTCCGGCTCTATTTCCCTAACCGGTTCGAGGGCGGCGTTTCCAATGCCTGCCAGCCTAAGAACGGCCTTTTCCTCGGCTATTGTTTCGAGAAGCTTGTCGCCGTTCTCGGTCATGGCCTTGAGTATCCCAAGCGTTCCGCTCTTTTTCAGGGCAACGGCAACCTCTATTAGCTCCTTAACGGCCGAAACTTCCTCTGGGGTAAGCTTGAGTTCGCTCATCTTCACCACCTCACAGCCTCAAACTGTCCAGCCAGCCCCTGTAGAAGGAATCCTTCATCAGCCTCACGAGGGGACTCTTGAAGAGCAGGTAGCAGTGGCGCTCGTACTTGCTTCCGTTCCACTTGTACTCGCAGTTCCCTGCAAAGCCTGTATTGTAGCCGTGGCCGAGGCACATGGTCGGGGCGTACTCCGCCACGGGGAAGCCACCGTGTATCTGGTGCAGTATGCTCGTCGCGGAAACTATTGCGGCGTTATGGAGGGGAACTCCAGCGGTTAAAAGCCCGAGGGGTGGCATACTCGCCTCACTGACAACGTAGACCTCATCGTAGCCCGGATAACGGAAGTCCGGCCCCTTAACTTTTGCCCAGCGCGGGTCTTTATCGTCGGCCATGAACGACATGATATCAGGAATAGCTATCGGCGGAACCTTGATGAGAAGGTCGTAGTCAACCTCGGCGTTCTTCGTTACTACCTTATTCGGCGTTATCTCCACGTGACCGTCGTGGTGAACGAACTCCGCTCTAGCTTTCCCCATTTCCCTCTCGAAGAACTTGGACACGGTCTTGTTCAGAGCTTTTGCCGGGGCCTCCCCGGGGTGGACGACCTTTATTTCCACGTCCTCAATCCCGCGGTGTTCGAAGTAGGAGCGCAGGTTGAGGCTCATCTCGAATGGGTATATACCACAGCGATGGGGCACCTCGGGGACGTATATTACTATCTTGCCACCCTTGAATTCTGAGAGGGCTTTTCTGAGTTTAAGCGCCCCTTCGAGAGTGTAGTTATGATAGCCGTACTCGGCAAGTCCCTTATACTTGTCCCACACGTACTTAACGCCAAGACCAAGGACTAGGTAATCGTAATCGTACACCTTACCGCTCTCGGTTTTCACCTTCCTGTTGTCGAGGTCAATCTCAGTAACTTTATCCAGCTCAA includes the following:
- the hemH gene encoding ferrochelatase, which encodes MRILFTYMGAPTEPDEIEDFIFRFLYDIRHHIGLDVPGARAIIRGIAKARAREVRGHYMAIGGRSPLVRYMGEIARAVSEKTGHEIRLGMCYSRPLLEEMEWDFDLVLPLYHVYSSSTTERCLVKIRELFGEKPYVREWWNRESFVQWVQRNIENGLKESGFEEPYLILSVHSLPKKVIDEGDPYERSHRKLAGRVMKAFDLPWEIAFQSRFGKGEWLGPGISEVLERLKSEGIKEVLVYPLSFIVENIETLYELDIEYKEVADRLGLKYYRVKLNHRDPLLIDAIAEVIEDAG
- a CDS encoding DUF1641 domain-containing protein, which codes for MSELKLTPEEVSAVKELIEVAVALKKSGTLGILKAMTENGDKLLETIAEEKAVLRLAGIGNAALEPVREIEPEEVEEIQVNIEELVGALLKALARTNPKEVPRVGMTAALGYLRDEDVQKGLGFLLTLAKNLGAVLNGKL
- a CDS encoding FAD-dependent oxidoreductase; the encoded protein is MTKVLVLGGGTAGLVAARYLKAEADRLKLDIDVTMITASERHYMPPLFMEVALGSAEGHETWAPIKNAEKVYGFKVELDKVTEIDLDNRKVKTESGKVYDYDYLVLGLGVKYVWDKYKGLAEYGYHNYTLEGALKLRKALSEFKGGKIVIYVPEVPHRCGIYPFEMSLNLRSYFEHRGIEDVEIKVVHPGEAPAKALNKTVSKFFEREMGKARAEFVHHDGHVEITPNKVVTKNAEVDYDLLIKVPPIAIPDIMSFMADDKDPRWAKVKGPDFRYPGYDEVYVVSEASMPPLGLLTAGVPLHNAAIVSATSILHQIHGGFPVAEYAPTMCLGHGYNTGFAGNCEYKWNGSKYERHCYLLFKSPLVRLMKDSFYRGWLDSLRL